The following is a genomic window from Chitinivibrionales bacterium.
GCAGGAAGACATCTCACTATACCGGATAATCTGAAGAAATTCGGAATGAAAAAATTGATCGAAAATTAAAATACCGATATCGTGGAGCAATCCGGCCAAAAAACATCGGTACCGTTCATCCTGCGGCATCACCACTTGAGCATGATCGGCAATTACCTGCGCAAGGTACCCGGCAGCAACCGAATGGTGCCAGAATTTTTTATAATCAAGATCATTTGACTGGGGAGAAAATTCCCGGATCAGACTTACCGCCATGGCAAGATTTCGTACTTCGTTAAAACCGATACGGGTGACGGCCAGGGGGATTGATGAAATTCTGTGGGATGGTGAACTGAAAAACGCCGAATTCGCAACCTTGAGTACTTTGGCTGTTAATGATGGATCCTGTTCAATAACACGTCCCAGCCGTTTGGCATCACCTTCATCAGAATCAACGATCGACTGCACCTGAAATAATATTCTGGGAAGGGTCGGGAGTTCCTCGATTTTACTGATACGCTGCAATATTCCCTGCATAATCTTCCTACCTGAATAACAATAGAGACTTGAGCAACACAATCGGGTGCCCGGCAAAGGCTTTGAGTGCAAACCGGATTGTATTGAGTCGTTCGGGATCTTCTTTCATAAGTGAAAGAGCGGTCTTATCAAAAAATTTATCATCGTAGCAATCAATTACCATTTTTTTCACTGCATAGGAACGATCCTGGTATTTGCCGAAAAACCGCGCCCATTGTTTATGGTATTCTTTTAAGCCGCGGGCATCAAAGCGGTCCTTTTTAAAGGCCCGGGCGGCTGCCCTGCCGGCCAATGTTCCAGCATGAAGAGCATAAGCGATACCGCCGCCACTCAGAGCATTGACCTGGGATGCGGCATCACCAACGATCATTACTCCGTCACGATATAATGGCCTTATCCATCTCCCTACCGGAACACCTCCACAATGAATTATATCCTTTCGGGCCCCGGGAAACTTTTCCGCTATGAACTTTTTCAAGTATTTCTCTGCCTTTCCCGGACCGCTCAAAGTGCCTAAAACTCCCAGACCGGCATTTGCACTCCCATCCCCACGGGGAAAGATCCAGGCATATCCGCCGGGTGCAACATGACTCCCTAAATACAATTCCATGGTATCCGAATCGATTTTCGAATCATAGATACGGGTAAATGCACAACTTTCGATGTCTTCGAATGATAACGAAGTGCGCCATCCAAACTTCCGTGCCAGCCGGGATTCTATACCTTCAGCCAGAATAACACACCATCCTGTATACCGTTCTTCGGGCGTAATACATTCGTACATACCGCTTGCGTGTCTTTCAATTGATACCACCGGCGTATTACAGTGCAATTCGGCCCCGGCTTTTACAGCATCTTTCGCAAGATCGGCATCCATTAATTCTCTATCGACGACAAAGCTTTTGTCAACATTCTTATGAAAATTTTTAAAATCTACCCGATATCCGGCGGGTGATATCATTCGGAACGATTTGATTGTCGCTTTAACCCATTCCCGGCGAAGCTCCAAATGGCGGGAAAAGCCTTTCATACCTATGCCTTCACCACATCGAACCGGAATTCCAACCCGGGATTTGCGCTCGAGAA
Proteins encoded in this region:
- a CDS encoding geranylgeranyl reductase family protein: MKKYDILVVGAGPAGSMAARAAAEGGRSVCILERKSRVGIPVRCGEGIGMKGFSRHLELRREWVKATIKSFRMISPAGYRVDFKNFHKNVDKSFVVDRELMDADLAKDAVKAGAELHCNTPVVSIERHASGMYECITPEERYTGWCVILAEGIESRLARKFGWRTSLSFEDIESCAFTRIYDSKIDSDTMELYLGSHVAPGGYAWIFPRGDGSANAGLGVLGTLSGPGKAEKYLKKFIAEKFPGARKDIIHCGGVPVGRWIRPLYRDGVMIVGDAASQVNALSGGGIAYALHAGTLAGRAAARAFKKDRFDARGLKEYHKQWARFFGKYQDRSYAVKKMVIDCYDDKFFDKTALSLMKEDPERLNTIRFALKAFAGHPIVLLKSLLLFR
- a CDS encoding HDOD domain-containing protein → MQGILQRISKIEELPTLPRILFQVQSIVDSDEGDAKRLGRVIEQDPSLTAKVLKVANSAFFSSPSHRISSIPLAVTRIGFNEVRNLAMAVSLIREFSPQSNDLDYKKFWHHSVAAGYLAQVIADHAQVVMPQDERYRCFLAGLLHDIGILIFDQFFHSEFLQIIRYSEMSSCSFLEAERVVARKDAHPFVGGTLLELWKMDSIVISGVRFHHDPGKAAQAQQNIASVIFLAEYILCSKEKDPFEGTVTDGFSECVNNLGITEDLWGQLLNKAETEMEKSYEIIHDESSGLLRPV